The following are encoded together in the Flavobacterium sp. TR2 genome:
- a CDS encoding Gfo/Idh/MocA family protein yields the protein MGNRNIKWGIVGLGNIASQFASDLLLIENAELTAVASRDFAKAEEFGAKFNALRMYNSYDMLFEDSEVEIVYIATPHNSHAELAIKALENGKHVLCEKPMSLSYEDAKRMIEASRKHNRFFMEAFWTRFIPSMQDVLQKINDGAIGKINYIKADFAFHGSETENKRLFDKELGGGALFDIGVYPLFLSYIVLGKPKEILAKAIKHKNDIDLQTSMILQYETAQSVLHASIVSESDMKAIISGTKGRIELNAPWFIADGYSLFANEEKEATFILPALGKGYSHEIMECQNCILHNQIESKLWSHQNSLDLSGIVEEIKNQIKLPF from the coding sequence ATGGGAAATAGAAACATAAAATGGGGAATTGTCGGACTAGGAAATATTGCCAGCCAATTTGCCTCAGATTTATTATTGATTGAAAATGCTGAATTGACGGCAGTTGCTTCGAGAGATTTTGCTAAAGCTGAAGAATTTGGGGCAAAATTTAATGCTTTAAGGATGTATAATTCCTATGATATGCTTTTTGAAGATTCAGAAGTTGAAATTGTTTACATCGCAACTCCTCATAATTCGCACGCCGAATTAGCTATAAAAGCATTAGAAAATGGTAAACACGTGTTGTGTGAAAAGCCAATGTCTTTATCTTACGAAGATGCAAAAAGAATGATTGAAGCTTCTAGAAAACATAATAGGTTTTTTATGGAAGCTTTTTGGACAAGGTTTATTCCATCGATGCAGGACGTTTTGCAAAAAATAAATGATGGAGCAATTGGAAAGATCAATTATATAAAAGCCGATTTCGCCTTTCACGGAAGTGAAACAGAAAACAAAAGACTTTTTGATAAAGAACTGGGCGGAGGAGCTTTGTTTGATATTGGTGTTTATCCTTTATTTCTGTCTTATATAGTATTAGGAAAACCAAAAGAGATTTTAGCAAAAGCAATAAAACATAAAAATGACATTGATCTGCAGACTTCGATGATTTTGCAATACGAAACAGCTCAATCGGTTTTGCACGCTTCTATAGTTTCTGAATCTGATATGAAAGCTATTATTTCAGGGACAAAAGGACGAATAGAATTAAACGCGCCTTGGTTTATTGCCGATGGATATTCTTTGTTTGCAAATGAAGAAAAAGAAGCAACATTTATTTTGCCAGCTTTAGGAAAAGGATATTCTCATGAAATTATGGAATGTCAAAATTGTATTCTGCATAATCAAATTGAAAGTAAGCTTTGGTCGCACCAGAATAGCTTGGATTTGAGCGGTATAGTGGAGGAAATTAAAAATCAAATTAAACTTCCGTTTTAG
- a CDS encoding YifB family Mg chelatase-like AAA ATPase: MLVKVYGSAVFGVEATTITVEVHMDKGIGYHLVGLPDNAIKESSFRIAAALKNNGFNFPGKKITVNMAPADLRKEGSSYDLTLAMGILVGSDQIKAPEIDRYIIMGELSLDGSLQPIRGALPIAIKAKEEGYKGFFLPIQNVKEAAIVSGLDVYGVENLKEIIDFFAGKGTLQPTVIDTRAEFYKTLDFPEHDFSDVRGQESIKRCMEIAAAGGHNIILIGPPGAGKTMLAKRVPSILPPMTLREALETTKIHSVAGKLKEVGLMNQRPFRSPHHTISNVALVGGGSYPQPGEISMAHNGVLFLDELPEFKRDVLEVMRQPLEDREVTISRAKFTITYPSSFMLVASMNPSPSGFFNDPSMPNTSSPHEMQRYMSKISGPLLDRIDIHIEVTPVPFEKLSDERKAESSVEIRKRVTAAREIQTKRFETVENVHYNAQMSSKLIRDFCVLDESSKELLKTAMERLNLSARAYDRILKVSRTIADLDHSENIVCSHIAEAIQYRSLDREGWLG, encoded by the coding sequence ATGTTAGTAAAAGTTTACGGAAGTGCCGTATTTGGAGTTGAGGCCACAACGATTACAGTTGAGGTGCATATGGATAAAGGGATTGGTTATCATTTGGTTGGGCTTCCAGACAATGCTATAAAAGAAAGCAGTTTTAGAATTGCCGCTGCTTTAAAGAATAACGGATTTAATTTTCCGGGAAAGAAAATTACGGTCAATATGGCGCCTGCCGACCTTCGAAAAGAAGGTTCTTCATATGATTTGACATTGGCAATGGGAATTTTGGTCGGTTCAGATCAGATAAAAGCACCAGAAATTGATCGGTATATTATTATGGGAGAACTTTCTCTTGATGGAAGTTTGCAGCCCATTCGCGGAGCATTACCCATAGCAATCAAAGCTAAAGAGGAAGGCTACAAAGGATTTTTTCTTCCGATTCAGAATGTAAAAGAAGCTGCAATCGTATCTGGTTTAGATGTGTACGGAGTTGAGAATTTAAAAGAAATTATAGATTTTTTTGCTGGAAAAGGAACTCTTCAACCGACTGTTATTGATACAAGGGCAGAATTTTACAAAACGCTCGATTTTCCCGAACACGATTTTTCAGATGTACGCGGGCAAGAAAGCATAAAACGCTGTATGGAAATCGCCGCAGCAGGCGGGCACAACATCATATTGATTGGTCCGCCAGGAGCAGGTAAAACCATGCTGGCGAAACGAGTTCCGAGTATTTTGCCTCCTATGACATTGCGCGAAGCTTTGGAGACAACTAAAATTCACAGCGTTGCAGGAAAACTAAAAGAAGTCGGATTAATGAATCAGAGACCATTTAGAAGTCCGCATCATACTATTTCAAATGTGGCTCTGGTCGGTGGCGGAAGTTATCCTCAGCCAGGCGAGATTTCGATGGCACATAATGGTGTTTTGTTTTTAGATGAATTGCCAGAATTTAAACGAGATGTTTTAGAAGTAATGCGTCAGCCCTTGGAAGATCGAGAAGTGACGATTTCGCGTGCAAAATTTACCATTACCTACCCATCATCTTTTATGCTGGTGGCAAGCATGAATCCAAGTCCAAGCGGGTTTTTTAATGATCCGAGTATGCCAAATACTTCTTCGCCGCACGAAATGCAGCGGTACATGAGTAAAATTTCGGGACCGTTATTGGATCGGATTGATATTCATATAGAAGTTACGCCTGTTCCGTTTGAGAAATTGTCAGATGAGCGAAAAGCAGAAAGCAGTGTTGAAATTCGCAAACGAGTTACAGCAGCAAGAGAAATTCAAACCAAGCGATTTGAAACTGTAGAAAATGTTCATTACAATGCGCAAATGAGCAGCAAACTGATTCGAGATTTTTGTGTCTTGGATGAATCTTCGAAAGAATTGCTTAAAACAGCTATGGAAAGATTAAATCTTTCAGCCAGAGCTTACGATCGAATTTTGAAAGTTTCCAGAACCATTGCCGATTTAGACCATTCAGAAAATATTGTTTGTTCGCATATTGCAGAGGCAATTCAATATAGAAGTCTGGATAGAGAAGGGTGGTTGGGGTAA
- a CDS encoding outer membrane beta-barrel protein produces the protein MKKQILFLALTLLLTVKNYSQIAFEKGFIISENNQKTECLIENIDWKNTPTNFRYRLSTDSPIIDADIKTVKGFGISGQNKFIRATVNIDRSTKNLQNMNKDKNPVFRQENLFLQVLMEGNASLYLFDDGTVRRFFYKMNDSEIKQLVYKTYFANDDQIAKNNQFREQLYLDLKCDNIQQNEYETLSYTKNALMRIFTKYNKCTNSEFVDLEVKEKKDLFNLTLRPRYNNSSLSMDNSVFEGMDFDFGGKSSFSLGIEAEFILPFNKNRWSVIVEPTYQYYKGEQSIQNSQVVGGTLIGKVDYKSIELPIGLRRYFFINKNVQIFANGSLVVDFSNNSKVSVTRKDGSELNKLDVKSGINFGFGLGCKFLDKFSAEVRYQTPRGILAENPNWGSSYQTTSLIVGYSFF, from the coding sequence ATGAAAAAACAAATTTTATTTCTTGCTTTAACTTTACTTCTAACTGTTAAAAACTATTCTCAAATAGCTTTCGAAAAAGGATTTATTATCTCAGAAAACAATCAAAAAACAGAATGCCTCATTGAAAATATAGATTGGAAAAATACGCCTACCAATTTCAGATATCGACTTTCTACTGATTCGCCTATTATCGATGCAGACATTAAAACTGTAAAAGGTTTTGGAATTTCTGGTCAAAACAAATTTATTAGAGCAACTGTAAACATAGATCGCTCCACAAAAAACCTGCAAAACATGAACAAAGACAAAAATCCTGTTTTTAGACAGGAAAATTTGTTTCTGCAGGTGCTAATGGAAGGAAATGCTTCTTTGTATTTGTTTGATGATGGAACTGTAAGACGTTTCTTTTACAAAATGAATGATTCTGAAATAAAGCAGCTTGTTTACAAAACCTACTTTGCAAATGACGACCAAATTGCTAAAAATAATCAATTCAGAGAGCAGCTTTATCTTGATTTGAAATGTGATAATATACAGCAAAACGAATATGAGACATTAAGTTATACCAAAAATGCTCTGATGCGTATTTTCACAAAATATAATAAATGCACAAATTCTGAATTTGTTGATCTAGAAGTAAAAGAAAAGAAAGATTTATTTAACCTTACGCTTAGACCTAGATATAATAACAGCTCACTATCTATGGACAACTCTGTCTTTGAAGGAATGGATTTTGACTTTGGCGGAAAATCAAGCTTTAGCTTAGGAATTGAAGCTGAATTTATTTTGCCATTCAATAAAAACAGATGGTCTGTTATTGTTGAGCCAACCTATCAATATTATAAAGGAGAGCAATCCATACAAAATTCTCAAGTTGTTGGCGGAACACTAATAGGGAAAGTAGATTACAAATCTATTGAATTGCCAATTGGGCTTAGACGTTATTTCTTCATTAATAAAAATGTACAAATATTTGCTAACGGATCTCTTGTTGTAGATTTCAGCAATAACTCTAAAGTCAGTGTAACGAGAAAAGATGGTTCTGAACTAAATAAATTGGATGTAAAATCTGGTATCAATTTTGGGTTTGGCCTAGGATGCAAATTCTTAGATAAATTTAGTGCAGAGGTAAGATATCAAACTCCTAGAGGTATATTGGCTGAAAATCCTAACTGGGGTTCGTCTTATCAAACTACTTCTTTGATTGTCGGATATTCTTTCTTTTAA
- a CDS encoding alpha/beta hydrolase, protein MTRFIALTFLLFSFNATFSQKSKTKNIETSKPFVLGVIEEIQSKELNEKRILNIYLPEGYNPAEATKYPVIYLLDGSADEDFIHISGLVQFNSFEWINQVPKSIVVGIATVDRKRDFTFPTTLEKDKTRFPTTGHSDQFIAFIEKELQPFIEKKYNTNDSKTIIGQSLGGLLGTEILLKKPALFNKYVIVSPSLWWNNGSLLDLDSEMLKENFNQQTEVYIAVGKEGLTPTEIPRVMEVDANLLAEKLKESKSKTVKIYFDYFPEENHGSILHTAVSNSFKFFYPHI, encoded by the coding sequence ATGACCAGATTTATTGCCTTAACCTTTTTACTCTTTTCTTTTAATGCAACATTCAGCCAAAAGAGCAAAACAAAAAACATAGAAACTTCAAAGCCTTTCGTATTAGGCGTAATCGAAGAAATTCAATCAAAAGAATTAAACGAAAAAAGAATCTTAAACATTTACCTTCCAGAAGGCTACAATCCTGCAGAAGCTACAAAATATCCTGTCATTTATTTATTGGACGGCTCTGCTGATGAAGATTTTATTCATATTTCGGGGTTGGTTCAGTTTAATAGTTTTGAATGGATCAATCAGGTGCCTAAATCAATCGTGGTAGGGATCGCTACAGTAGACAGAAAAAGAGATTTCACCTTTCCTACTACTCTAGAAAAAGATAAAACACGTTTTCCGACAACAGGACATTCTGATCAATTTATTGCTTTTATCGAAAAGGAGTTACAGCCTTTTATTGAAAAAAAATACAATACAAATGATTCTAAAACCATTATTGGCCAGTCTCTTGGCGGTTTATTGGGAACTGAAATCCTGCTTAAAAAGCCCGCTCTGTTTAATAAATATGTTATCGTAAGTCCAAGTTTATGGTGGAATAACGGTTCTCTGCTAGATTTGGATTCTGAAATGTTAAAAGAAAATTTCAATCAGCAAACAGAAGTTTATATCGCTGTGGGAAAAGAAGGACTTACTCCAACAGAAATTCCGCGTGTTATGGAAGTTGATGCGAATTTATTAGCAGAAAAATTAAAGGAATCTAAAAGCAAAACTGTAAAAATCTATTTTGATTATTTTCCAGAAGAAAACCACGGATCGATTCTGCATACAGCTGTTTCTAATTCTTTTAAATTCTTTTACCCTCACATTTAA
- a CDS encoding SRPBCC domain-containing protein, whose protein sequence is MKSNLLMNFTVDKENKTVNVKREFNASLPQVWSAWTEPQILDLWWAPAPWKSKTKSMDFKEGGRRLYAMLGPDGEEHWAIADFTSINPKTNFKYLDAFTDSEGNLNKEFPRSDWDVTFSEKDGSTFVDVVIKHEKLSDLEMIIQMGFKEGFTIAMEGLDAIFAEKK, encoded by the coding sequence ATGAAATCAAATCTTTTAATGAATTTTACTGTTGATAAAGAAAATAAGACTGTCAATGTAAAACGAGAATTTAACGCTTCGCTACCTCAGGTTTGGTCTGCTTGGACAGAACCTCAAATTCTGGACTTGTGGTGGGCTCCAGCTCCGTGGAAATCCAAAACAAAAAGTATGGATTTTAAAGAGGGCGGACGAAGATTATATGCTATGCTTGGGCCAGATGGTGAAGAACATTGGGCAATTGCCGATTTTACTTCAATTAACCCTAAAACTAATTTTAAGTACTTAGATGCTTTTACCGATAGCGAAGGAAATTTAAACAAAGAATTTCCGCGTTCTGACTGGGATGTGACTTTCTCCGAAAAAGACGGTTCTACATTTGTTGATGTGGTAATTAAACACGAAAAACTATCTGACTTGGAAATGATTATTCAAATGGGATTCAAAGAAGGTTTCACTATCGCCATGGAAGGCCTAGATGCTATTTTTGCCGAAAAAAAATAA
- a CDS encoding SRPBCC family protein, protein MKTDLLMNFSVDKENKTVNIKREFAAPLSNVWSAWTEASILDQWWAPAPFKSETKSMEFKEGGRRLYAMVGPEGTQGWSTFDYTSISPKTNFKYTSTFCDADGNPNSQFGSSYWNVSFSEQGDLTIVDITITRESFEELEKIIEMGFKQGFTSAMEGLDKILAEK, encoded by the coding sequence ATGAAAACTGATTTATTAATGAATTTTTCTGTAGACAAGGAAAATAAAACTGTAAATATAAAACGCGAATTTGCCGCTCCTTTGTCTAATGTTTGGTCTGCTTGGACAGAAGCCTCAATTCTTGATCAATGGTGGGCGCCAGCTCCATTCAAATCGGAGACAAAAAGCATGGAATTTAAAGAAGGCGGCAGAAGATTATATGCAATGGTCGGGCCCGAAGGCACGCAAGGCTGGAGCACTTTTGATTATACTTCGATTTCTCCTAAAACAAATTTTAAATATACCTCTACTTTTTGCGATGCTGACGGAAATCCAAATTCTCAATTTGGAAGTTCATACTGGAATGTCTCGTTTTCTGAACAGGGAGATTTAACTATAGTAGATATCACAATTACTAGAGAAAGTTTTGAAGAACTGGAAAAAATAATCGAAATGGGATTCAAGCAAGGATTTACTTCTGCAATGGAAGGTTTGGATAAAATCTTAGCCGAAAAATAA
- a CDS encoding ArsR/SmtB family transcription factor yields the protein MKRDIFQAIADPTRRAILVLISSSALTPNTIAEQFQTTRQAVSKHIKILNESDLLEEKKLGREIYYQLKIEKMKEIDQWLEQFKAIWEQRFSQLDQVLLNLKAKENEN from the coding sequence ATGAAACGAGATATTTTTCAGGCAATTGCCGATCCGACGCGAAGAGCGATTTTAGTTTTGATTTCTTCGAGTGCATTAACCCCAAATACTATTGCAGAGCAGTTTCAAACTACAAGACAGGCAGTATCTAAACACATTAAAATACTGAATGAAAGTGATTTATTGGAAGAAAAGAAATTGGGCAGGGAAATTTATTATCAGCTCAAAATTGAAAAAATGAAGGAAATTGATCAATGGCTGGAGCAATTTAAAGCAATTTGGGAACAGCGCTTTAGTCAATTGGATCAAGTATTATTAAACTTAAAAGCTAAAGAAAATGAAAACTGA
- a CDS encoding M949_RS01915 family surface polysaccharide biosynthesis protein, with protein sequence MKKITILLLFIALFSNCKPEKKDEATTVVSNEKPSTEEPFVLTVEKIDSTQFPASIKYEGFIKNAVRWKDKLGDNIVITTETGYHINKKFTHETEGSDAELFAYHFIASGNEVKQTWRVYDYISDCPVDIVASFVKNTFQVTDLDKNGIAETWLMYKTVCHGDVSPSDMKIIMYEGNTKYAMRGENKVAVGIDDNGKKQFEGGEYKMDENFKKGSKAFKEFAEKLWSNNVIENWEN encoded by the coding sequence ATGAAAAAAATCACAATTCTTTTACTATTTATTGCTCTATTTTCAAATTGTAAACCAGAGAAAAAAGATGAAGCAACAACTGTCGTTTCAAATGAAAAACCTTCAACTGAAGAACCTTTTGTCTTAACAGTTGAAAAAATCGATTCCACTCAATTTCCTGCTTCAATTAAATACGAAGGCTTTATAAAAAATGCTGTTCGCTGGAAAGACAAATTGGGAGATAATATCGTAATCACTACAGAAACTGGCTATCACATCAACAAAAAATTCACTCACGAAACAGAAGGCTCTGATGCCGAATTATTTGCGTATCATTTTATTGCATCAGGCAATGAGGTAAAGCAAACTTGGAGAGTTTATGATTATATTTCAGATTGTCCGGTTGACATTGTGGCTTCATTTGTAAAAAATACATTTCAGGTTACAGATTTAGACAAAAATGGAATTGCTGAAACCTGGCTCATGTATAAAACGGTATGTCATGGCGACGTAAGTCCTTCTGACATGAAGATTATCATGTATGAAGGCAATACAAAATATGCCATGCGTGGCGAAAATAAAGTGGCTGTTGGCATAGATGATAATGGCAAAAAACAATTTGAAGGCGGAGAATATAAAATGGATGAAAACTTTAAAAAAGGCTCGAAAGCTTTTAAGGAATTTGCTGAAAAACTATGGAGTAATAATGTAATCGAAAACTGGGAAAATTAG
- a CDS encoding DUF1572 domain-containing protein: MKSTTEIANRFREVILNGTWIANTNFKDQLENLDWKIAVSPIQGLNTIAALAQHIHYYINGINQVFKGGTLDIKDKFSFDFPPIHSQEQWENFLTKFWNEAEEFASLVEQMSDSKLHENFVDVKYGTYKRNIEAMIEHSYYHLGQIVLIKKQLTK; encoded by the coding sequence ATGAAAAGTACAACAGAAATTGCCAATCGTTTCAGAGAAGTTATTTTAAACGGAACTTGGATTGCGAACACCAATTTTAAAGATCAGCTCGAAAATCTCGATTGGAAAATAGCAGTTAGTCCGATACAAGGTTTAAATACTATTGCCGCTTTGGCTCAACATATTCATTATTATATAAATGGAATCAATCAGGTTTTTAAAGGCGGAACATTGGATATAAAAGACAAATTTAGTTTTGACTTTCCTCCCATTCATTCGCAGGAACAGTGGGAAAATTTTCTAACTAAATTTTGGAATGAAGCCGAAGAGTTTGCTTCCTTAGTAGAGCAGATGTCTGACAGTAAACTCCATGAAAACTTTGTAGATGTTAAGTACGGAACTTATAAAAGAAATATCGAAGCTATGATTGAGCATAGCTACTATCATTTGGGACAGATTGTATTGATAAAAAAACAGCTCACCAAATAA
- a CDS encoding RDD family protein — MNSRQIATKPNLKKRILAGLIDYSLIFGVLLIMFIYFGEKDSEGIHITGFPAFANILIWFAYMVGFEAKYGGTLGNLVFDLQVISIKDSNSTSLTLGQSFIRHLFDMLDLWFFGLLGILLIKNTQYNQRLGDLCAQTIVIDTKDQSQFYKRFA, encoded by the coding sequence ATGAACTCTAGACAAATAGCCACAAAACCAAATTTAAAAAAAAGAATTCTTGCTGGATTGATTGACTATTCATTAATATTTGGAGTACTTCTAATAATGTTTATTTACTTTGGAGAAAAAGACTCAGAAGGCATACATATAACAGGTTTTCCTGCATTTGCAAACATACTAATATGGTTTGCATATATGGTAGGATTTGAAGCAAAATATGGCGGTACTCTAGGAAATCTTGTATTTGATTTACAAGTTATTTCTATAAAAGATAGTAATTCTACGAGTTTGACTTTAGGACAATCATTTATAAGACATTTATTTGATATGCTCGATTTATGGTTCTTTGGACTATTGGGAATATTGCTCATAAAAAACACTCAATATAATCAGAGGCTTGGAGATTTATGTGCTCAAACAATTGTAATTGACACAAAAGACCAAAGTCAATTTTACAAAAGATTCGCTTAA
- the lysA gene encoding diaminopimelate decarboxylase, producing the protein MLFFCKLFAGNQKCNNFAQNDLKMQAKDLLQLADQFGSPLYVYDAEKIQSQYNRLTKAFSKVENLRVNYAMKALSNIAILQLLKNMGSGLDTVSIQEVQLGLHAGYEPERIFFTPNGVSLEEIEEVAAMGVQINIDNLSILEQFGTKHPHIPVCIRINPHVMAGGNANISVGHIDSKFGISVHQIPHILRIVENTKMSIIGIHMHTGSDILDIEVFLYAAEILFDTAKHFKDLQFLDFGSGFKVPYKKDDIETDIEELGKKLSKRFNAFCAEYGRDLTLIFEPGKFLVSEAGHFLVKVNVVKQTTSTVFAGIDSGFNHLIRPMFYGSSHHIENISNPKGKERFYSVVGYICETDTFANNRRIAEITEGDILEFRNAGAYCFSMSSNYNSRYKPAEVLWMNGQGILIRQAETFEDLLKNQIPLPQETAATV; encoded by the coding sequence TTGTTATTTTTCTGCAAATTATTTGCTGGTAATCAAAAGTGTAATAACTTTGCCCAAAATGATTTAAAAATGCAAGCAAAAGATTTACTGCAGTTAGCAGACCAATTTGGAAGTCCATTGTATGTTTACGATGCTGAAAAAATCCAATCTCAGTACAACAGATTAACTAAAGCTTTCTCTAAGGTAGAAAACTTAAGAGTTAATTATGCCATGAAGGCATTGTCTAACATTGCGATTCTACAGTTATTAAAGAACATGGGGTCTGGCTTAGACACTGTATCGATTCAGGAAGTTCAGTTAGGGCTTCATGCTGGCTATGAACCCGAAAGAATTTTCTTTACACCAAACGGCGTTTCTCTGGAAGAGATTGAAGAAGTTGCCGCAATGGGTGTACAAATCAATATCGACAATTTATCTATTTTAGAGCAATTCGGAACAAAACATCCACATATTCCGGTATGTATCCGTATCAATCCACACGTAATGGCCGGCGGAAACGCTAACATTTCTGTTGGACATATCGATAGCAAATTCGGAATTTCTGTGCATCAGATTCCGCATATTTTGCGAATTGTAGAGAACACAAAAATGAGTATTATTGGTATTCACATGCACACAGGATCTGATATTTTAGATATCGAAGTATTCTTATATGCTGCTGAAATCTTGTTCGATACCGCTAAACATTTCAAAGATTTACAATTCTTAGATTTCGGAAGCGGATTCAAAGTTCCTTACAAAAAAGACGATATCGAAACAGACATCGAAGAATTAGGTAAAAAATTATCTAAAAGATTCAATGCTTTCTGTGCAGAATACGGAAGAGATTTAACATTGATTTTCGAACCAGGAAAATTCTTGGTGAGTGAAGCAGGTCATTTCTTAGTAAAAGTAAACGTAGTAAAACAGACAACATCAACAGTTTTCGCTGGAATTGACAGTGGTTTCAACCACTTAATCCGTCCGATGTTTTACGGATCTTCACACCATATCGAAAACATTTCTAATCCAAAAGGAAAAGAGCGTTTTTACTCTGTTGTAGGATACATTTGCGAGACTGATACTTTTGCCAACAACCGTAGAATTGCAGAAATCACTGAAGGTGACATTTTAGAATTCAGAAACGCTGGAGCATACTGTTTCTCAATGTCTTCGAACTACAACTCAAGATACAAACCAGCCGAAGTGCTTTGGATGAACGGACAAGGAATCTTGATTCGCCAAGCTGAAACATTTGAAGATTTACTTAAAAATCAAATTCCGTTGCCACAAGAAACTGCAGCTACGGTTTAA
- a CDS encoding glutamate synthase subunit beta — translation MGKIGGFKEYNRADESNLAVAERVSNYNEFTIPVPKDKLKEQGSRCMDCGIPFCHSGCPLGNLIPDFNDMVHQEEWQSALEILQSTNNFPEFTGRLCPAPCEKSCVLGIIKDPVSIENIEKSIVERGFAEGWIKPQAPKTRTGKTVAVIGSGPAGLAAAQQLNRAGHTVTVFERDNAIGGLLRYGIPNFKLEKGIIDRRVAILEAEGITFKTNVNVGVNFSVEELNAFDSIVLCGGATERRSLPTKGIESKGVVQAMDFLTQQTKVLYGESIPDQVKATGKDVIVIGGGDTGSDCIGTSNRHGAKSVTNFEILPKPPVGRSESTPWPFWPLQLKTSSSHEEGCDRNWLINTKEFISNEKGELTGLKTVEVQWKMTPGQRPELIEKEGSEKIWPCDLALLALGFTGPEKTLSEQLGIEIDARSNYKAHNYQTNVPHIFTAGDMRRGQSLIVWAISEGREAAREVDLFLMGSTNLPTKGKGDLPSL, via the coding sequence ATGGGTAAAATAGGCGGATTTAAAGAATATAATAGAGCCGACGAAAGTAATTTAGCAGTTGCAGAACGTGTTTCGAACTACAACGAATTTACTATTCCGGTACCAAAAGATAAATTAAAAGAACAAGGATCAAGATGTATGGACTGCGGTATTCCTTTTTGCCACAGCGGTTGTCCGTTAGGAAATTTAATTCCTGACTTCAACGACATGGTGCATCAGGAAGAATGGCAGAGCGCATTAGAGATTTTACAATCTACTAACAACTTCCCTGAATTTACAGGACGCTTATGCCCTGCTCCATGTGAGAAATCATGTGTATTAGGAATCATTAAAGATCCTGTTTCTATCGAAAACATCGAAAAAAGCATCGTAGAAAGAGGTTTCGCTGAAGGATGGATTAAACCACAAGCGCCAAAAACAAGAACAGGTAAAACTGTTGCCGTTATTGGTTCAGGACCTGCAGGTCTTGCAGCTGCTCAACAATTAAACAGAGCGGGTCACACTGTTACTGTTTTTGAAAGAGACAACGCAATTGGAGGTTTATTACGTTACGGAATTCCAAATTTCAAATTAGAAAAAGGAATTATCGACCGTCGTGTAGCTATTTTGGAAGCGGAAGGAATCACTTTCAAAACGAATGTAAATGTTGGTGTTAACTTCAGCGTTGAAGAATTAAACGCATTCGATTCTATCGTTTTATGCGGAGGAGCAACTGAAAGAAGAAGCTTGCCAACTAAAGGAATCGAAAGCAAAGGCGTTGTTCAGGCAATGGATTTCTTGACACAGCAAACTAAAGTTTTATACGGCGAATCTATTCCAGATCAAGTTAAAGCTACTGGTAAAGATGTAATCGTTATTGGTGGTGGAGATACTGGTTCTGACTGTATCGGAACTTCAAACAGACACGGAGCTAAATCGGTAACCAACTTTGAGATTTTACCAAAACCTCCTGTTGGAAGAAGCGAGTCAACTCCTTGGCCTTTCTGGCCGTTGCAGTTAAAAACATCTTCTTCTCACGAAGAGGGTTGCGACAGAAACTGGTTGATCAACACAAAAGAATTTATTTCTAACGAAAAAGGTGAATTAACTGGATTAAAAACAGTTGAAGTGCAATGGAAAATGACTCCAGGCCAACGTCCTGAATTAATCGAAAAAGAAGGTTCTGAGAAAATCTGGCCTTGCGATTTAGCTTTACTAGCTCTTGGATTTACAGGTCCTGAGAAAACGTTAAGCGAGCAATTAGGAATCGAAATTGACGCAAGAAGCAACTATAAAGCGCACAACTACCAGACAAACGTACCTCACATTTTCACTGCAGGTGATATGAGAAGAGGACAATCATTAATCGTGTGGGCTATTTCAGAAGGTCGCGAAGCAGCAAGAGAAGTAGATTTATTCCTTATGGGATCTACAAACTTGCCTACTAAAGGAAAAGGAGATTTACCGAGCTTATAA